The following coding sequences lie in one Oncorhynchus nerka isolate Pitt River linkage group LG14, Oner_Uvic_2.0, whole genome shotgun sequence genomic window:
- the LOC115140846 gene encoding chemerin-like receptor 1 — protein MMALTTTPLYPEIWRELSHNDSSPGNSTDDYEDYPDEHAELRQSLNIMSLIVYCLAFVLGVLGNGLVIWVTGFKMKKTVNTVWFLNLAVADFLFTVFLPLSVTYTAMDFHWPFGKFMCKLNSTISFFNMFASVYILVVISMDRCVSVVRPVWAQNHRNIRKASYISLGVWLWALVLSSPYFVFRDIGASYKNKEIINCFNNFAFSDDYDTKEVAELRVFRHQAMIVTRFLLGFVVPFAIIVTCYAIIIHRLKRNRNLASHSGRPFKIIAAVITAFFLCWAPYHIIVLIEMVNNAAAEFSYTLDHVTTIGVPIATSLAFLNSCLNPLLYVFMGQDFKEKLRKSILTVLESAFTEEVSKSNHTYTNSGLTSRSKEKSYSDAEV, from the coding sequence ATGATGGCCTTAACCACAACTCCTTTGTATCCTGAGATCTGGAGAGAGCTGTCTCACAATGACTCCTCGCCAGGCAACTCGACAGATGACTATGAGGACTACCCTGACGAGCACGCAGAGCTCCGGCAGTCCCTCAACATCATGTCCCTCATCGTTTACTGCCTGGCCTTCGTGCTGGGGGTTCTGGGAAATGGACTTGTCATCTGGGTGACGGGATTTAAGATGAAGAAGACGGTCAACACGGTGTGGTTCCTCAACCTGGCTGTGGCCGACTTCCTTTTCACAGTGTTCCTGCCTCTAAGCGTGACCTACACGGCCATGGACTTTCACTGGCCCTTCGGCAAGTTCATGTGCAAGCTCAACTCCACGATCAGCTTCTTCAACATGTTCGCCAGCGTCTACATCCTGGTGGTCATCAGCATGGACAGGTGTGTGTCCGTTGTGCGCCCTGTCTGGGCCCAGAACCATCGGAACATACGCAAGGCATCCTATATCAGTCTGGGTGTCTGGCTGTGGGCCCTGGTCCTCAGCTCCCCCTACTTTGTCTTCCGGGACATCGGGGCGTCCTACAAGAACAAAGAAATCATCAACTGCTTCAACAACTTTGCTTTCTCCGATGACTATGACACAAAGGAGGTGGCAGAGCTGCGAGTGTTCCGCCATCAGGCCATGATCGTAACCCGCTTCCTGCTGGGCTTCGTTGTGCCCTTCGCCATCATCGTCACTTGCTACGCCATCATCATCCACCGGCTCAAGAGGAACCGCAACCTGGCCAGCCACTCCGGGCGGCCATTCAAGATCATCGCCGCCGTCATCACAGCTTTCTTCCTGTGCTGGGCCCCCTACCACATCATTGTCCTGATCGAGATGGTGAACAACGCGGCCGCTGAGTTCAGCTACACGTTAGACCACGTCACCACCATCGGGGTCCCCATAGCCACCAGCCTGGCCTTCCTTAACAGCTGTCTGAACCCCCTGCTGTACGTGTTCATGGGCCAGGACTTCAAGGAGAAGCTGCGCAAGTCCATTCTGACGGTTCTGGAGAGTGCCTTCACCGAAGAAGTGTCAAAGTCCAACCACACCTACACAAACTCTGGACTCACAAGCCGTAGCAAGGAGAAGTCCTATTCTGATGCTGAGGTATAG